In one window of Caballeronia sp. TF1N1 DNA:
- the argE gene encoding acetylornithine deacetylase has translation MSQIAAEAQQATTSATPQSLPWIERLVSFDTVSRNPNLGLIETVRDELRKAGVEASITTDSRGQWANLFATVPAHDGQTNGGIVLSGHTDVVPVDGQNWKSDPFKPEIRDGLLYGRGTCDMKGFIGAALTMLPKMQATKLAKPIHFALSFDEEVGCAGAPLMIADLQKRGVNPDGCIVGEPTSMRPVIAHKGINAFRCCVRGFAAHSSLTPKGLNSIEYAARLICFIRDVADEFRAKGPFDEFYDVPFTTAQTSTIKGGNALNTVPAECTFDFEFRNLPTIDPDPIFKRIEAFARDTLLPKMQKEHENAAIEFSKIAAAPGLDATEQAAITQLVRALTENQEKRKVAYGTEAGLFAIAGVPSIVCGPGNIEQAHKANEYVSLDQLVACEAFLGKFIHSMSVEAQAR, from the coding sequence ATGTCCCAAATCGCCGCTGAGGCGCAACAAGCCACGACCTCCGCCACGCCTCAATCCTTACCTTGGATCGAACGTCTCGTTTCCTTCGATACAGTCAGCCGCAATCCCAACCTCGGCCTCATCGAAACCGTGCGCGACGAACTGCGCAAGGCGGGTGTCGAAGCCAGCATCACGACCGATTCACGCGGCCAGTGGGCCAATCTCTTCGCCACGGTGCCCGCGCACGACGGTCAGACGAACGGCGGCATCGTGCTGTCGGGACACACCGACGTAGTGCCGGTCGACGGTCAAAACTGGAAAAGCGACCCTTTCAAGCCCGAAATCCGCGATGGTCTGCTCTACGGTCGCGGCACCTGCGACATGAAGGGGTTTATCGGCGCGGCGCTCACAATGCTGCCGAAGATGCAGGCGACAAAGCTCGCCAAGCCGATCCACTTCGCGCTTTCGTTCGATGAAGAAGTAGGCTGCGCGGGCGCGCCGCTCATGATCGCCGACTTGCAAAAGCGCGGCGTCAATCCGGATGGCTGTATCGTCGGCGAACCGACTTCCATGCGCCCGGTCATCGCGCACAAGGGCATCAACGCGTTCCGCTGCTGCGTGCGTGGCTTTGCGGCGCATTCGTCGCTTACGCCGAAGGGGCTGAATTCGATCGAGTACGCCGCACGCCTCATCTGCTTCATTCGCGACGTCGCCGATGAATTCCGCGCCAAGGGCCCGTTCGACGAGTTCTACGACGTACCCTTCACCACCGCGCAGACGAGCACGATCAAGGGCGGCAACGCGCTCAACACCGTGCCCGCGGAATGCACTTTCGACTTCGAATTCCGCAACTTGCCGACCATCGACCCGGACCCTATCTTCAAGCGCATCGAAGCGTTCGCGCGCGACACGCTCTTGCCGAAAATGCAGAAGGAGCACGAGAACGCGGCCATCGAATTTTCGAAGATCGCCGCCGCGCCCGGACTCGACGCCACCGAGCAGGCCGCCATCACGCAACTCGTGCGCGCGCTCACCGAGAATCAGGAGAAGCGCAAGGTCGCTTACGGCACCGAAGCGGGACTTTTCGCGATTGCGGGCGTGCCGAGCATCGTGTGCGGACCGGGCAACATCGAACAGGCGCACAAGGCGAACGAATACGTGTCGCTCGACCAACTCGTCGCTTGCGAAGCGTTTCTCGGCAAATTCATCCATAGCATGTCGGTCGAAGCACAGGCGCGCTAG
- a CDS encoding threonine/serine dehydratase yields the protein MSTATHSDHTIDGTPIPTLDEIAEQHMALTPWVARTPIFERHDFPTLEGTPVTFKFELLQASGTFKARGAFSNILALTDSERAAGVTCVSAGNHAVAVAYAAQRMEVGAKVVITKNASPTRIALCRRFGAEVVLAENVIEAFEIVRRIEAEEGRFFVHPFNGYRTVLGTATLGYEWTSQAPDLDAVILPIGGGGLSAGVSTAMRLANPSLHVYGVEPEGADAMSRSFAANHTIKLSSLHSIADSLMAPHTEQYSYELCRRHIDEIVTVSDDALRHGMRQLFNELKLAVEPACAAATAALLGPLRERLQGKRVGVLLCGTNTDPATFATHLAST from the coding sequence ATGTCCACAGCAACGCATTCCGACCATACGATCGACGGCACGCCCATTCCGACCCTCGACGAGATCGCCGAGCAGCATATGGCGCTTACGCCCTGGGTAGCGCGCACGCCGATCTTCGAGCGGCACGATTTTCCGACGCTCGAAGGCACACCCGTCACGTTCAAGTTCGAGCTGCTGCAGGCAAGCGGCACGTTCAAGGCGCGTGGCGCGTTCTCGAACATCCTCGCGCTCACCGACAGCGAACGCGCGGCAGGCGTGACGTGCGTGTCGGCGGGCAATCATGCGGTCGCGGTGGCTTACGCGGCGCAGCGCATGGAAGTGGGCGCGAAGGTGGTCATCACGAAGAACGCCAGTCCGACGCGCATCGCGCTTTGCCGGCGCTTCGGCGCGGAAGTCGTGCTGGCGGAAAATGTGATCGAGGCCTTCGAGATCGTGCGGCGCATCGAGGCCGAGGAAGGACGCTTCTTCGTGCATCCGTTCAATGGTTATCGAACGGTGCTGGGCACGGCGACGCTCGGTTACGAGTGGACGTCGCAGGCGCCGGATCTCGATGCGGTCATCCTGCCAATCGGCGGTGGCGGGCTGTCCGCCGGCGTTTCGACCGCCATGCGTCTCGCCAACCCTTCGCTGCATGTCTATGGCGTGGAACCGGAAGGCGCGGATGCGATGAGCCGCAGCTTCGCCGCCAATCACACGATCAAGCTGAGTTCCCTGCACAGCATCGCCGATTCATTGATGGCGCCGCATACCGAGCAATACAGCTATGAACTGTGCAGGCGACATATCGACGAGATCGTCACCGTATCGGACGACGCGTTGCGGCACGGCATGCGGCAGTTGTTCAACGAACTGAAGCTGGCTGTGGAACCGGCGTGCGCGGCGGCGACCGCTGCGCTGCTCGGACCGTTGCGCGAGCGTCTGCAAGGCAAGCGCGTGGGCGTGTTGCTGTGCGGAACCAACACGGACCCGGCGACGTTCGCGACGCATTTGGCGAGTACGTGA
- a CDS encoding ABC transporter permease subunit, translating to MKPSRPLQITALGIGFAFLYIPILSLIVYSFNESQLVTVWTEFSLRWYKALWYDDELIAAAWLSLRIAFLTACASVVIGTWAGFVLARMGRFRGFTLYTGMINAPLVIPEVIQGISLLLLFVEMAKLIGWPAGRGLFTIWIGHVMLCISYVAIIVESRVRELNPSLEEAALDLGATPLRVFFAITLPLISQALVAGWLLSFTLSIDDLVLSAFLSGPGSTTLPLVVFSRVRLGLNPEMNALATLFIALVTVGVIAANYFMQRNERRRLAEVL from the coding sequence ATCAAGCCGAGCCGTCCGCTGCAGATCACCGCGCTCGGAATCGGGTTCGCGTTTCTGTATATCCCCATCCTCAGTCTGATCGTCTATTCGTTCAACGAGTCGCAGCTGGTCACCGTGTGGACGGAGTTTTCGCTGCGCTGGTACAAGGCGCTCTGGTACGACGACGAGCTTATCGCGGCGGCATGGCTGTCGTTGCGCATCGCGTTTCTGACGGCGTGCGCGTCGGTCGTGATCGGCACGTGGGCGGGGTTCGTGCTCGCGCGCATGGGACGCTTTCGCGGCTTCACGCTCTACACGGGCATGATCAACGCGCCGCTCGTGATTCCCGAGGTCATTCAGGGCATCTCGTTGCTGCTGCTTTTCGTGGAGATGGCCAAGCTGATCGGCTGGCCGGCGGGGCGCGGGCTCTTCACCATCTGGATCGGCCACGTAATGCTATGCATCTCGTATGTGGCGATCATCGTGGAGTCACGCGTGCGGGAGCTGAATCCGTCGCTGGAAGAGGCCGCGCTCGATCTCGGCGCGACACCGCTGCGCGTGTTCTTCGCGATCACGCTGCCGCTGATATCGCAGGCGCTCGTGGCGGGTTGGCTGCTGTCGTTCACCTTGTCGATCGACGATCTCGTGCTTTCCGCGTTTCTGTCGGGACCGGGATCGACCACGCTGCCACTCGTCGTGTTTTCGCGCGTGCGGCTGGGGCTGAATCCGGAAATGAATGCGCTCGCGACGTTGTTCATCGCGCTGGTGACGGTCGGGGTGATCGCCGCGAATTACTTCATGCAGCGCAATGAGCGCAGAAGGCTGGCCGAGGTACTGTGA
- a CDS encoding ABC transporter permease subunit: MMMKLLDRMGVSGRTAVIAGPFLWLLLLFFVPFLLVVKISFADSQLGIPPYTDIVALKEGVLNIALDFSHYAFLVTDSLYFATYMNSLLVAAVSTLLCLVIGYPMAYYIARANPASRNLLMMAVMLPFWTSFLIRVYAWIGILKNNGLLNNFLMSIGLIHSPIELYHTNVAVYIGMVYSYLPFLVMPLYAHLVKMDLTLLEAAYDLGAKPWKAFLQITLPLSKNGIMAGCLLVFIPAVGEYVIPELLGGADTLMIGRVMWNEFFDNADWPMASSVTCAMVLLLLVPMALFQHFQAKQLEEKR, from the coding sequence ATGATGATGAAACTGCTCGACCGCATGGGCGTGAGCGGCCGCACCGCGGTCATCGCCGGGCCGTTCCTGTGGCTGTTGCTGCTATTTTTCGTGCCGTTCCTGCTCGTCGTGAAGATCAGCTTCGCGGACAGCCAGCTCGGCATTCCCCCGTACACGGATATCGTGGCGTTGAAAGAGGGCGTGCTGAATATCGCGCTCGATTTCTCGCACTACGCGTTTCTCGTCACCGACAGCCTGTACTTCGCGACCTACATGAATTCGCTGCTGGTCGCGGCGGTTTCGACCTTGCTGTGCCTCGTGATCGGCTATCCGATGGCGTATTACATCGCGCGGGCGAATCCGGCCTCGCGCAATCTGCTGATGATGGCCGTCATGCTGCCGTTCTGGACGTCGTTCCTGATACGCGTCTACGCGTGGATCGGCATTCTCAAGAACAACGGCTTGCTCAACAACTTCCTGATGTCGATCGGCCTCATCCATTCGCCAATCGAGCTTTATCACACGAATGTCGCGGTTTATATCGGCATGGTGTATTCGTACTTGCCGTTTCTCGTCATGCCGCTTTACGCGCATCTCGTGAAGATGGATCTCACCTTGCTCGAAGCCGCTTACGATCTCGGCGCCAAGCCCTGGAAGGCGTTCCTGCAGATTACCTTGCCGCTGTCGAAGAACGGGATTATGGCCGGATGTCTGCTCGTGTTCATTCCGGCGGTGGGCGAATACGTCATTCCCGAGCTGCTCGGCGGCGCGGATACCTTGATGATCGGCCGCGTCATGTGGAACGAGTTCTTCGATAACGCCGACTGGCCGATGGCATCCTCAGTCACCTGCGCGATGGTGCTCCTCCTGCTCGTGCCGATGGCGCTTTTCCAGCACTTCCAGGCGAAGCAACTGGAGGAGAAACGATGA
- a CDS encoding ABC transporter ATP-binding protein — protein sequence MSEQSSALKAAPNSGRQAPDNFPSTGLVSDDNFVQVVGVVKKFGETVAVRGVDLSVAKGELFALLGSSGCGKSTLLRMLAGLETVTEGQILIEGEDLAQMPPYRRPVNMMFQSYALFPHMSVESNVAFGLKQEGVRGGELKERVQAALELVQMGQYAKRKPHQLSGGQQQRVALARSLVKRPKLLLLDEPMSALDKQIRQRTQMELVNILDQVGVTCIMVTHDQEEAMTMAGRLAVMSEGRIVQIGTPHEVYEYPNSRFSAQFIGSTNLFDGNVVEDEPDHIFVESPELPVRLYVNHGITGPLGMPVTISVRPERIALMRKPPEGAFNWGRGHVTNIAYMGGYTLYHVTLESGKTVVANVSSLALGEIDSPTFDDEVYVRWSASAGVVLTA from the coding sequence ATGAGTGAGCAGTCGAGCGCGTTGAAGGCAGCGCCTAATTCCGGCAGACAAGCGCCGGACAATTTTCCGTCCACCGGACTCGTGTCGGACGACAACTTCGTGCAGGTCGTCGGCGTCGTGAAGAAGTTCGGCGAGACGGTGGCCGTGAGGGGCGTCGACCTGTCGGTTGCGAAGGGCGAACTGTTTGCGCTGCTCGGTAGTTCCGGCTGCGGCAAGTCCACGCTGTTGCGCATGCTCGCCGGGCTCGAGACCGTCACCGAAGGGCAGATTCTGATCGAAGGCGAAGACCTCGCGCAGATGCCGCCGTATCGCCGGCCGGTGAACATGATGTTTCAGTCCTACGCGCTCTTTCCGCACATGAGCGTGGAATCGAACGTCGCATTCGGCTTGAAGCAGGAAGGCGTGCGCGGCGGCGAACTCAAGGAGCGCGTGCAAGCCGCGCTCGAACTCGTGCAGATGGGCCAGTATGCGAAGCGCAAGCCGCATCAGTTGTCGGGCGGCCAGCAGCAGCGCGTGGCGCTCGCGCGCAGCCTCGTCAAGCGTCCCAAGCTGCTCTTGCTCGACGAACCCATGTCCGCGCTCGACAAGCAGATTCGCCAGCGCACGCAGATGGAACTCGTCAACATCCTCGATCAGGTGGGCGTCACCTGCATCATGGTCACGCACGATCAGGAAGAGGCGATGACCATGGCCGGGCGCCTCGCCGTGATGAGCGAAGGGCGTATCGTGCAGATCGGCACGCCGCACGAGGTCTACGAGTATCCGAACAGCCGCTTCTCGGCGCAGTTCATCGGTTCGACCAATCTCTTCGACGGCAACGTGGTCGAGGACGAGCCAGACCATATCTTCGTGGAGTCGCCGGAACTGCCGGTCAGGCTCTATGTGAACCACGGCATTACCGGGCCGCTCGGCATGCCGGTGACCATCTCGGTGCGCCCGGAACGTATCGCGCTCATGAGAAAGCCGCCCGAGGGCGCGTTCAACTGGGGCCGCGGGCATGTGACGAATATCGCTTACATGGGCGGCTATACGCTCTATCACGTGACGCTCGAAAGCGGCAAGACGGTGGTCGCGAACGTATCGAGCCTCGCGCTCGGCGAAATCGATTCCCCCACTTTCGACGATGAAGTCTACGTGCGCTGGAGCGCGTCGGCGGGCGTGGTGCTGACGGCATGA
- a CDS encoding polyamine ABC transporter substrate-binding protein, which translates to MNEKLAAPVAKLAKFAGALACAATLLPLMSLTASAKDTQLNVYNWSDYIAKDTIPNFTKQTGVKVKYDNYDSDDTLQAKLLTGNSGYDIVVPTSNYAGKQIAANIFAPLDKSKLPNLKYLDPELMKLVEGADPGNKYTVPWAYGTTGLGYNVDKVKKILGANVELNNWDILFKPENISKLKACGVSVLDAPDQMFAAALHYIGKDPMSTNPADYREALAMLKKIRPYITQFNSSGYINDLVGGDVCFTYGWSGDVVIAKHRAVDAKKAYKIEYYIPKGGAPVWFDVMAIPKDAKNKDAAHEWINYIETPQVHAAITNAVYYPSANLEARKYVDKDVANDPAVYPPQEVIKTLFLLKPLPPEIQRLQTRLWTELKSGR; encoded by the coding sequence ATGAACGAGAAACTGGCGGCCCCCGTGGCCAAGCTGGCCAAATTCGCGGGCGCGCTGGCGTGCGCGGCGACGCTGTTGCCGCTGATGTCCCTCACGGCATCGGCGAAAGACACGCAGCTCAACGTGTACAACTGGTCGGATTACATCGCCAAGGACACGATCCCCAACTTCACCAAGCAAACCGGCGTCAAGGTGAAGTACGACAACTACGACAGCGACGACACGCTGCAGGCCAAACTGCTGACGGGCAATTCGGGCTATGACATCGTCGTGCCGACGAGCAACTACGCGGGCAAGCAGATCGCGGCAAACATTTTCGCGCCGCTCGACAAGTCCAAGCTGCCGAACCTCAAGTATCTCGATCCCGAACTGATGAAGCTCGTGGAAGGCGCGGACCCCGGCAACAAGTACACGGTGCCCTGGGCGTACGGCACGACCGGCCTCGGCTATAACGTCGACAAGGTAAAGAAAATACTCGGCGCGAACGTCGAACTCAATAACTGGGACATTCTCTTCAAGCCCGAGAACATTTCGAAGCTAAAGGCGTGCGGCGTGTCCGTGCTGGATGCACCCGACCAGATGTTCGCCGCCGCGCTGCATTACATCGGAAAGGACCCGATGAGCACGAATCCCGCCGATTATCGCGAGGCGCTCGCGATGCTCAAGAAGATTCGCCCGTACATCACGCAATTCAACTCGTCGGGCTACATCAACGACCTGGTGGGCGGCGACGTGTGCTTCACCTACGGCTGGTCGGGCGATGTCGTCATTGCCAAGCATCGCGCCGTGGACGCGAAGAAGGCTTACAAGATCGAGTACTACATTCCGAAGGGCGGAGCGCCGGTGTGGTTCGACGTGATGGCCATTCCGAAGGACGCGAAGAACAAGGACGCCGCGCACGAGTGGATTAACTACATCGAGACGCCGCAGGTGCACGCCGCGATCACGAATGCGGTGTATTACCCGAGCGCGAACCTCGAAGCGCGCAAGTACGTCGACAAGGACGTGGCGAACGATCCGGCTGTCTATCCGCCGCAAGAGGTCATCAAGACGCTGTTCCTGCTCAAGCCGTTGCCGCCCGAAATCCAGCGTCTGCAGACGCGCTTGTGGACCGAACTCAAATCCGGCCGCTAG
- a CDS encoding Nramp family divalent metal transporter translates to MNTNPSALAQLSATEPDVPPQSGNRQDRPRAPRGRWYTFVGAGSLVAVGYMDPGNWATALAGGARYGYQLLFVVLLASLMGMLLQWVASRVGVVAGRDLAQLCRERYSRRTTLVLWLACEIAIIACDVAEVVGSAVALQMLFGVSLTAGVLFSAVGTFIMLALQSRGQRPLQRAITAMILFVGFCFVVELALAHPVWSDALRGFAPPRELLRDAGMLWLAAGVLGATVMPHNLYLHSALVKEHAPHHDDATIGRALKGVNIDTFASLGLAFIVNASLLVVAASVFHASGHFDVDDLADAHRLIAPLVGSHWAGIAFAAALLACGLNATVTGTLAGQAVMEGFLQLKMARWARALLTRSLAIGPALFAVASFGQHGSNTLLVATQVVLSLQLPLAVIPLVRFASDAGLMGRWRVARVPLALAWACAGLILALNGALLWQMVGSV, encoded by the coding sequence ATGAACACCAATCCGTCCGCGCTTGCGCAGCTTTCGGCTACCGAGCCCGACGTACCGCCTCAATCCGGCAATCGTCAAGACCGGCCCCGCGCGCCGCGCGGCCGCTGGTACACGTTCGTCGGCGCGGGTTCGCTCGTCGCGGTCGGCTACATGGACCCGGGCAACTGGGCGACGGCGCTGGCGGGTGGCGCGCGTTACGGCTATCAGTTGCTCTTCGTCGTGCTGCTCGCGAGTCTCATGGGCATGCTGCTGCAATGGGTGGCGTCGCGCGTGGGCGTCGTCGCCGGCCGCGATCTCGCGCAGTTGTGCCGCGAGCGCTATAGCCGCCGCACGACGCTCGTGCTGTGGCTCGCGTGCGAAATCGCCATCATCGCGTGCGACGTGGCCGAAGTCGTCGGCAGCGCGGTCGCCTTGCAGATGCTGTTCGGCGTCTCGCTGACCGCAGGCGTGTTGTTCTCGGCGGTCGGCACTTTCATCATGCTCGCGTTGCAAAGCCGTGGACAGCGGCCGCTCCAGCGTGCCATCACGGCGATGATCCTTTTCGTCGGCTTCTGTTTCGTCGTCGAACTGGCGCTGGCGCATCCCGTCTGGAGCGATGCCTTGCGTGGCTTCGCGCCCCCGCGCGAGCTTCTGCGCGATGCCGGCATGCTCTGGCTCGCCGCCGGCGTGCTGGGCGCGACCGTCATGCCGCACAACCTTTATCTGCACTCGGCGCTGGTGAAGGAACATGCCCCTCACCACGACGACGCAACCATCGGCCGCGCGCTCAAGGGCGTGAATATCGACACGTTCGCATCGCTCGGGCTGGCGTTTATCGTCAATGCGTCGTTACTGGTGGTGGCCGCGTCGGTGTTTCATGCAAGCGGCCACTTCGATGTCGATGATCTCGCGGACGCGCATCGGCTCATCGCACCGCTCGTGGGAAGCCACTGGGCGGGCATTGCGTTCGCCGCCGCCCTGCTCGCGTGCGGCTTGAACGCGACGGTCACGGGCACGCTCGCCGGTCAGGCAGTGATGGAGGGCTTCCTGCAGCTGAAGATGGCGCGCTGGGCGCGGGCGCTTTTGACGCGCTCGCTTGCCATCGGCCCGGCGCTTTTCGCCGTCGCGAGCTTCGGGCAGCACGGTTCGAATACACTGCTGGTCGCGACTCAGGTCGTGCTGAGTCTGCAATTACCGCTGGCAGTGATTCCGCTCGTGCGCTTCGCTTCCGATGCCGGTCTCATGGGACGCTGGCGCGTCGCCCGCGTGCCGCTTGCACTTGCCTGGGCTTGTGCAGGACTGATTCTTGCACTCAATGGCGCGCTGTTGTGGCAGATGGTGGGTTCGGTCTGA
- a CDS encoding phospholipase A, with the protein MHRPNSFVLPTLLRAAHAQTGARRRLRAATFALATLSAASTAHATVSVLQPAREAAASQPLEITLLYTDDGSKPLSIDVPKQLTVNLTNGDLPPAPLTLARDPKVPDHVRLAPGQYRRVRFTAAWPESARGTMKIDPVGFDASPMLVTLNRGNTQTQVVAAEKREAQATTPAQMATATAAANTTAVPTTTIDTMLSGRLSTFEPMYFADGENGDNLAKFQFSFKYRLHLPDDPRSRGFLDNLYFAYTQTTIWNLSAPSVPFRDTSYQPQLFYYVEDTGVKSPLFTRMGVAAGIGHESNGKSGDESRAINIMFVRPTWDFGDLNGEHLTISPKIYYYLSRSGNHDIADYRGYTDFLVKYGSPDGWQLATTLRKGTKHWYGSVDSQLTYPLAKLIGSAWGGYVFASYFNGYGEDILDYNQRRHWIARIGYSIAR; encoded by the coding sequence ATGCATCGTCCAAATTCGTTTGTTTTGCCGACACTCCTTCGTGCGGCTCATGCCCAAACCGGCGCTCGGCGCCGTCTACGCGCCGCGACGTTCGCCCTTGCTACGCTGAGTGCAGCGAGCACGGCGCATGCCACTGTCTCCGTGCTGCAACCGGCACGCGAAGCGGCGGCGTCGCAGCCGCTCGAAATCACGCTGCTTTATACCGATGACGGTAGCAAACCGCTTTCCATCGATGTGCCGAAGCAACTGACGGTGAATCTCACCAATGGCGATCTGCCGCCTGCGCCACTCACGCTCGCCCGCGATCCGAAGGTGCCGGACCATGTGCGCCTCGCGCCTGGGCAGTATCGCCGGGTGCGCTTTACGGCTGCGTGGCCCGAAAGCGCGCGCGGCACGATGAAGATCGATCCGGTCGGCTTCGATGCTTCACCCATGCTCGTCACGCTCAACCGCGGCAATACGCAGACGCAGGTGGTCGCCGCCGAGAAACGCGAAGCGCAGGCGACGACGCCCGCGCAAATGGCCACCGCCACCGCCGCCGCGAACACGACGGCCGTGCCGACGACGACCATCGACACCATGCTGTCCGGCCGCCTTTCGACCTTCGAGCCGATGTACTTCGCCGATGGCGAAAACGGCGACAATCTCGCCAAGTTCCAGTTCAGCTTCAAATACCGGCTGCATCTGCCGGACGACCCGCGCTCGCGCGGCTTCCTCGACAATCTCTACTTTGCGTACACCCAGACGACCATCTGGAACCTCTCCGCGCCGTCCGTCCCGTTTCGCGATACGAGCTATCAGCCGCAGCTTTTCTACTACGTGGAAGACACGGGCGTGAAGAGTCCGTTGTTCACGCGCATGGGCGTGGCGGCGGGTATCGGGCATGAATCGAACGGCAAGAGCGGCGATGAATCGCGCGCGATCAACATCATGTTCGTGCGGCCGACGTGGGATTTTGGCGACCTGAACGGCGAGCATCTGACCATCTCGCCAAAGATCTATTACTACTTGTCGAGAAGCGGGAATCATGACATCGCGGATTATCGCGGCTACACCGACTTCCTGGTCAAATACGGCAGCCCGGATGGGTGGCAGCTCGCGACGACCTTGCGCAAGGGCACGAAGCACTGGTATGGCAGCGTGGATTCGCAGCTCACCTACCCGCTGGCGAAGCTGATCGGCAGCGCATGGGGCGGTTATGTGTTTGCGAGCTACTTCAACGGTTACGGCGAAGATATCCTCGATTACAACCAGCGGCGTCACTGGATCGCGCGAATAGGCTACAGTATTGCCCGCTAA
- a CDS encoding DUF1289 domain-containing protein, with protein sequence MSSNLHDLPDSPCIGVCSTLFDDICKGCGRTAGEVSNWVFLSDAEKQAVWERIRREGTAMRFRKPT encoded by the coding sequence ATGTCTTCGAATCTCCACGATCTTCCTGATAGTCCCTGCATCGGCGTGTGCTCCACGCTTTTCGACGACATCTGCAAAGGCTGCGGCCGCACGGCGGGTGAAGTGTCGAATTGGGTGTTTCTTTCCGATGCCGAGAAGCAGGCCGTGTGGGAGCGGATCAGGCGTGAAGGGACGGCGATGCGGTTTAGGAAGCCAACGTGA
- a CDS encoding ABC-F family ATPase produces the protein MLSTANITMQFGPKPLFENISVKFGEGNRYGLIGANGCGKSTFMKILGGDLEPSSGNVMLEPNVRLGKLRQDQFAYEDMRVLDVVMMGHSEMWAAMTERDAIYANPDATDDDYMRAADLEAKFAEYDGYTAEARAGELLLGIGIDIADHNGPMSNVAPGWKLRVLLAQALFSKPDVLLLDEPTNNLDINSIRWLEDVLNQYNSTMIIISHDRHFLNQVCTHMADMDYGTLKLWPGNYDDYMLASTQARERQQNANAKAKERVADLQDFVRRFSANKSKARQATSRLKMIDKIKIEEFKPSSRQNPFIRFEFEKKLHNIAVVAEGITKKYDRPIFQNFSLSVQPGERIAIIGENGAGKTTLLKSLRGALDLDGGRVKWAENANVGYMPQDTYEEFPKDETLTDWVDQYRQEGDDDQMVRGTLGRLLFNADDIKKNVKVLSGGEKGRMIWGKLMLGRHNVLLMDEPTNHMDMESIESLQIALDKFEGTLIFVSHDREFVSGLANRIIEVKTDGTLRDFGGNYEDFLSSQGIQ, from the coding sequence GTGCTGTCTACCGCCAATATCACCATGCAATTCGGGCCCAAGCCCCTCTTCGAGAACATCTCGGTCAAGTTCGGCGAGGGAAACCGCTATGGCTTGATCGGCGCGAACGGCTGCGGCAAGTCGACCTTCATGAAGATCCTGGGCGGCGATCTGGAGCCGAGTTCGGGCAACGTCATGCTCGAGCCGAACGTGCGTCTGGGCAAGCTGCGTCAGGACCAGTTCGCGTATGAAGACATGCGCGTGCTCGATGTGGTCATGATGGGTCACAGCGAAATGTGGGCCGCGATGACCGAGCGCGACGCGATCTACGCGAACCCCGACGCCACCGACGACGACTACATGCGCGCCGCCGACCTCGAAGCGAAGTTCGCCGAATACGACGGCTATACGGCCGAAGCGCGCGCGGGCGAATTGTTGCTTGGCATCGGCATCGATATCGCCGATCACAATGGCCCGATGAGCAACGTTGCGCCAGGCTGGAAACTGCGCGTGCTGCTGGCGCAGGCGCTGTTCTCGAAACCGGACGTGCTTTTGCTGGACGAGCCGACCAACAACCTGGACATCAACTCGATCCGTTGGCTGGAAGACGTGCTCAACCAGTACAACTCGACGATGATCATCATCTCGCACGATCGACACTTCCTGAACCAGGTCTGCACGCACATGGCGGACATGGATTACGGCACGCTCAAGCTCTGGCCGGGCAACTACGACGACTACATGCTGGCGAGCACGCAGGCGCGCGAGCGTCAGCAGAACGCGAACGCGAAGGCGAAGGAACGCGTGGCCGACCTGCAGGACTTCGTGCGCCGCTTCTCGGCGAACAAGTCGAAGGCGCGTCAGGCGACCAGCCGTCTCAAGATGATCGACAAGATCAAGATCGAGGAATTCAAGCCGTCGTCGCGGCAGAATCCGTTTATCCGCTTCGAGTTCGAGAAGAAGCTGCACAACATCGCGGTGGTGGCCGAGGGCATCACGAAGAAGTACGACCGCCCGATCTTTCAGAACTTCAGCCTGAGCGTGCAGCCGGGCGAGCGGATCGCCATCATCGGCGAAAACGGTGCGGGCAAGACCACGCTTCTGAAGTCGCTCAGGGGCGCGCTCGACCTGGACGGCGGCCGCGTGAAGTGGGCGGAGAACGCGAACGTCGGCTACATGCCGCAGGACACTTACGAAGAGTTTCCGAAGGACGAGACGCTGACCGACTGGGTCGACCAGTATCGTCAGGAAGGCGATGACGACCAGATGGTGCGCGGCACGCTCGGGCGCCTGCTCTTCAACGCGGACGACATCAAGAAGAACGTCAAGGTGCTGTCGGGCGGCGAGAAGGGCCGCATGATCTGGGGCAAGCTCATGCTCGGCCGCCATAACGTGCTGCTCATGGACGAGCCGACCAACCACATGGACATGGAGTCCATCGAATCGCTGCAGATTGCACTCGACAAGTTCGAAGGCACGCTGATCTTCGTGTCGCATGACCGCGAGTTCGTGAGCGGGCTGGCGAACCGGATCATCGAAGTGAAGACGGATGGCACATTGCGCGACTTCGGTGGGAATTACGAGGACTTCTTGTCGAGTCAGGGCATTCAGTAA